The window GATGTTGAATTTAGCATCAACCGTCCGATGCTCCAAATAAAAGAAACCTTCTGGTTTTCCTTTACGTTTCATATAACCACTGTCCGGATCCGTTTTGCTTACTATGTGACGTTCCTTTGGCCGTTCGGATGAGTCCGGTGCCAGTTCTTTTTGCCCATGTTTCTTGCGTTCTTCATTTACCGCCTGCTCCAGCTCTTCTAGATAAGCAGAGGGCGCTTTGGCGAGTTCTTGCATCGTGTACTTGTTTATATTCGCACTCGCCTGCATGTGAGTGGAGTCTGTTACAAGCAGTCTTCCTGCAACCATACGATGGGAAATTGCCAGTCGAACAACTTCATCGAACACATCTTGAAACACACTGCCCGGAAAGCGGTGGTGCCGGTTCCAACTAATGGTGCTGTGATGCGGAACAGGATCTCTTAGTGAAAGACCGAGGAACCAGCGATAGGCGTTGTTGACTATGATATCCTGCTCTAGCTGCCGCTCCGAGCGAACACCAAATAGATAGCCGATCAGCATCATTTTAAACAATCGAATTGGGTCAATGGATGGTCGCCCGTGAGTCGGATGATAGTAATCCTTTACTTTATCCGTGATAAAAGAGAAGTCAATATGTCGCTGAAGCAAGCGAACGAGATGGTTATCTGGTACCAGTTCATCCAGATAAACCATTTCGTAACTCATCTGAGGATTTTCCTTATCGCTATGCAACAATACGACCACCGCTTTCTCTTTTTATTCCTTATATTATACTACATTACCGCGTTAATTTGATGATGATACTATAAGGCACTTTTTCGACAGGTTGATTTTCCCAACTCACTCTGTATTTAAGGGATTGTTGGTTTGAAATCATCCGAGACACCACCTGAAATTAATTAACTAAATTATACAGGAAAACAGGGTACCTTTCCTCAGAAT is drawn from Paenibacillus sp. V4I7 and contains these coding sequences:
- a CDS encoding IS1182 family transposase, encoding MLHSDKENPQMSYEMVYLDELVPDNHLVRLLQRHIDFSFITDKVKDYYHPTHGRPSIDPIRLFKMMLIGYLFGVRSERQLEQDIIVNNAYRWFLGLSLRDPVPHHSTISWNRHHRFPGSVFQDVFDEVVRLAISHRMVAGRLLVTDSTHMQASANINKYTMQELAKAPSAYLEELEQAVNEERKKHGQKELAPDSSERPKERHIVSKTDPDSGYMKRKGKPEGFFYLEHRTVDAKFNIITDSFVTPGNVNDSTVYIDRLQRQQETFGWQENIEAVILDSGYKGAYVCKKLEEMSIMGVIAPRKIPARKGIFSKEQFTYDADKDVYRCPANQEMIYYTTERTGEKIYHTEGETCKNCPLFGQCTASEERREMGRHVWEVYKEHVTAHTQSEVGRQLYAKRKETIERSFAESKELYGLRRCRFRGRKGVQEQTLMTSVAQNLKRIARYLARLGGCICAAPFRTRCSG